A region from the Lolium perenne isolate Kyuss_39 chromosome 4, Kyuss_2.0, whole genome shotgun sequence genome encodes:
- the LOC127292442 gene encoding uncharacterized protein, translating into MEQSTGQGAQPAVEVTLRRFTLADVDAMMAWASDPLAAAPCRWEPYTSTELLLAYLRDAVLPHPWFRAICLAGDDRPVGAISVSPTEDGCRAELGYVLARAHWGKGVATAAVRRALAQVFGEVEGLLRVEALVDVPNAASQRVLQKAGFTREAVLRRYCVLKGKVKDMVIHSFISTDAVLLD; encoded by the coding sequence ATGGAGCAGTCAACCGGCCAAGGAGCGCAGCCAGCCGTGGAGGTGACGCTCCGCCGGTTCACGCTCGCCGACGTGGACGCCATGATGGCGTGGGCGTCGGACCCGCTGGCGGCCGCCCCGTGCCGCTGGGAGCCCTACACCTCCACGGAGCTCCTGCTCGCCTACCTCCGCGACGCCGTGCTCCCGCACCCCTGGTTCCGCGCCATCTGcctcgccggcgacgaccgcccCGTCGGCGCCATCTCCGTGTCGCCCACGGAGGACGGCTGCCGCGCGGAGCTCGGGTACGTGCTGGCGCGCGCGCACTGGGGCAAGGGCGTGGCCACGGCGGCCGTGCGGCGGGCGTTGGCCCAGGTGTTCGGCGAGGTGGAGGGGCTGCTTCGCGTGGAGGCGCTGGTGGACGTGCCCAACGCGGCGTCGCAGCGGGTGCTGCAGAAGGCCGGGTTCACAAGGGAGGCCGTGCTGCGGCGGTACTGCGTGCTCAAGGGCAAGGTCAAGGACATGGTCATCCACAGCTTCATCTCTACCGACGCGGTGCTGCTCGACTGA